One Candidatus Afararchaeum irisae genomic window carries:
- the pdhA gene encoding pyruvate dehydrogenase (acetyl-transferring) E1 component subunit alpha, protein MPREKVASFEIERLEVLDEDGNLDGSLEPDLSDDDLVSMYKTMKRARALDERAIKLQRRGEIGTFAPAIGQEAAQVGSAYALEDEDWMVPSFREKPAFLTRGAPMEALLWYDAGLEEGAEIHDRNDLPPAIPVASQTVHAAGIGWAQELEDDNSASLVYFGDGATSEGDFHEALNFANVFDAHTVFVCQNNQYAISLPREEQTKSETLAQKAVSAGVEAVQVDGNDLLAVYKATRDALEKARQGKPQMVEAVTYRLSMHTTSDDPSVYRDEEEVERWKQRDPIDRIEKLLRRRDVLDDATVDGIEEEIDSEVDDAVESLKQKKADADPADIYRYVYDEIPDGLLRQMEARQGVEE, encoded by the coding sequence ATGCCCCGAGAAAAGGTCGCTTCGTTCGAGATAGAGAGGTTAGAGGTACTCGACGAGGACGGTAACCTCGACGGGAGCCTTGAACCCGACCTCTCGGACGACGACCTCGTGAGTATGTACAAGACGATGAAGAGGGCGAGGGCTCTCGACGAGAGGGCTATCAAGCTACAGAGGAGAGGCGAGATAGGTACATTCGCACCCGCAATAGGACAGGAGGCGGCGCAGGTCGGCTCGGCGTACGCTCTCGAAGACGAAGACTGGATGGTTCCGTCTTTCCGGGAGAAGCCCGCCTTCCTCACACGTGGAGCACCTATGGAGGCTCTCCTGTGGTACGACGCAGGACTCGAAGAGGGTGCCGAGATACACGACAGAAACGACCTCCCTCCTGCTATTCCCGTCGCTTCCCAGACCGTCCACGCCGCAGGTATAGGATGGGCACAGGAGTTAGAAGACGACAACTCGGCTTCACTCGTCTACTTCGGCGACGGAGCGACCTCAGAGGGCGACTTCCACGAGGCTCTCAACTTCGCCAACGTCTTCGACGCCCATACCGTCTTCGTCTGCCAGAACAACCAGTACGCGATCTCTCTCCCGCGCGAGGAACAGACGAAGTCGGAGACACTCGCACAGAAGGCGGTGAGCGCGGGGGTCGAAGCCGTACAGGTCGACGGGAACGACCTCCTCGCAGTCTATAAAGCCACACGCGACGCACTCGAAAAGGCGAGACAGGGTAAGCCACAGATGGTAGAGGCAGTCACCTACCGTCTCTCGATGCACACGACGTCGGACGATCCGTCAGTATACAGGGACGAGGAGGAGGTCGAGAGATGGAAGCAGAGAGACCCTATAGACAGGATCGAGAAACTCCTGAGACGCCGAGACGTCTTGGACGACGCGACGGTAGACGGCATCGAGGAGGAGATAGACTCCGAGGTCGACGACGCTGTCGAGAGCCTGAAGCAGAAGAAGGCAGACGCAGATCCAGCCGACATCTACAGATACGTCTACGACGAGATCCCCGACGGACTGTTGAGACAGATGGAGGCGAGACAGGGGGTGGAAGAGTGA
- a CDS encoding biotin/lipoate A/B protein ligase family protein: MSGTTEVDWRVLRHGASDAPTNMAIDEAVSKEIRDGRSPPTIRIYRWEPSAVSVGYFGSVDDEVDTEACREDGIEFVRRRTGGGAVFHDSEGEVTYSIAAPVERFSDDITESYRSICGDVIEGLGSLGIEAEFEPVNDIVADGRKISGSAQTRREGVLLQHGTVLHSVNPRKMFRYLQPDVDKISDKHVDSVYDRVTSVSRRVDVSVEETYEAVKSGLSRGRETYEGTLTDEEESLAEETAEDRYRSDDWNLMR; the protein is encoded by the coding sequence ATGTCTGGGACGACAGAGGTGGACTGGCGTGTTCTTCGACACGGAGCCTCCGATGCCCCGACGAACATGGCGATAGACGAGGCTGTCTCGAAGGAGATACGTGACGGAAGATCGCCCCCCACTATCCGTATATACAGATGGGAGCCGTCGGCGGTCTCTGTCGGCTACTTCGGCTCGGTCGACGATGAGGTCGACACCGAGGCGTGCCGAGAGGACGGTATCGAGTTCGTGAGACGTAGAACAGGAGGCGGCGCGGTCTTCCACGACTCCGAGGGCGAGGTAACCTACAGCATAGCCGCGCCCGTCGAGAGATTCAGCGACGACATAACCGAGTCGTACAGGAGTATCTGTGGAGACGTCATAGAGGGTCTCGGGAGTCTCGGTATAGAGGCGGAGTTCGAGCCCGTCAACGACATAGTAGCCGACGGAAGGAAGATCTCGGGGAGCGCACAGACACGCCGCGAAGGTGTTTTACTCCAGCACGGCACCGTGCTCCACTCCGTGAATCCGAGGAAGATGTTCCGGTATCTCCAGCCCGATGTCGACAAGATCTCCGACAAACACGTCGACTCGGTCTACGACAGGGTGACCTCGGTGAGCCGTCGGGTCGATGTCTCGGTAGAAGAGACCTACGAGGCTGTAAAGTCGGGTCTCAGTCGAGGACGTGAGACCTACGAGGGGACTCTGACAGATGAGGAGGAGTCGCTCGCCGAGGAGACTGCCGAAGACAGGTACAGATCCGACGACTGGAACCTCATGAGATAG
- a CDS encoding nitroreductase family protein produces the protein MEEIRDEVAEHRQPEYDIDPIFVNRWSPRSMTGETVDDDDLMGVFEAARWAPSSYNNQPWRFVYATRDGDDWEGFLDLLSEGNTTWAKDAGVLVVVLSKTTFDYNGEYSRTHSFDTGSAWQNLALEGARRGLVVHAMQGFDYDAAEKLVDAPEGHEVEAMVAIGERGPAEDLPEDLRENEHPNGRKGLDETVFEGRLED, from the coding sequence ATGGAAGAGATACGTGACGAAGTCGCCGAACACAGACAGCCTGAGTACGACATCGACCCGATCTTCGTCAACAGGTGGTCGCCGCGTTCGATGACTGGCGAGACGGTCGACGACGACGATCTGATGGGAGTCTTCGAGGCGGCGAGATGGGCACCCTCGTCTTACAATAATCAGCCGTGGAGGTTCGTCTACGCGACGAGGGACGGCGACGACTGGGAAGGCTTTCTCGACCTACTCTCGGAGGGCAACACGACGTGGGCGAAGGACGCGGGTGTTCTCGTCGTGGTACTCTCGAAGACGACCTTCGACTACAACGGCGAGTACTCACGTACCCACTCATTCGACACGGGATCAGCGTGGCAGAACCTTGCTCTCGAAGGCGCGAGACGTGGTCTCGTCGTCCACGCTATGCAGGGGTTCGACTACGACGCCGCGGAAAAACTCGTCGACGCCCCCGAGGGGCACGAGGTCGAGGCTATGGTCGCGATAGGAGAGCGCGGTCCGGCTGAGGATCTTCCCGAGGATCTGCGCGAGAACGAGCACCCGAACGGGAGGAAGGGACTCGATGAGACAGTCTTCGAGGGACGTCTCGAAGACTGA
- the lipA gene encoding lipoyl synthase: MPPNSRKPDWLRQRWNPDRQEFEGIKSKLREKGLVTVCEEASCPNIDECWSDEGTATFMILGDTCTRSCGFCDVKTGEGDSLDPTEPQRVAEAVEEIGLDYAVITSVDRDDLPDSGASQFAETVRRVRQTGALVETLIPDFGGSTDDLRKVIDEKPTVLAHNVETVERLQEKVRDPRAGYGQSLDVLRKAKEIDETREIFTKSSLMLGVGETDDEVLGTMDDLLDAGVDILTLGQYLSPSDDHIEIEEYVPPERFDYYAEVAEEKGFRFVASGPFVRSSYRAGELFVSNTVNGDSDADTQPRSIS, from the coding sequence ATGCCCCCTAACAGCCGGAAGCCCGACTGGCTCCGACAGAGATGGAACCCCGACAGGCAAGAGTTCGAGGGGATAAAGAGCAAGCTACGTGAGAAGGGTCTCGTGACAGTCTGTGAGGAGGCTTCGTGTCCCAACATAGACGAATGTTGGTCCGACGAGGGGACTGCTACCTTCATGATACTCGGCGACACGTGTACGAGAAGCTGTGGATTCTGTGACGTGAAGACGGGTGAGGGTGACAGCCTCGATCCCACGGAGCCCCAGAGAGTCGCCGAAGCCGTCGAGGAGATAGGTCTCGACTACGCCGTAATAACCTCGGTCGACCGTGACGACCTCCCCGACTCGGGGGCGTCACAGTTCGCCGAGACAGTCCGACGCGTGAGACAGACGGGGGCTCTCGTCGAGACTCTGATACCTGACTTCGGGGGATCGACGGACGACCTGAGGAAGGTCATCGACGAGAAGCCGACAGTCCTCGCCCACAACGTCGAGACAGTCGAGCGTCTCCAGGAGAAGGTGCGTGACCCGAGAGCGGGGTACGGACAGTCGCTCGACGTTCTGAGGAAGGCGAAGGAGATCGACGAGACACGAGAGATCTTCACGAAGTCGTCACTGATGCTGGGTGTCGGAGAGACCGACGACGAGGTTCTCGGTACGATGGACGATCTACTCGACGCTGGGGTCGACATACTCACCCTCGGACAGTATCTCTCGCCTTCCGACGACCACATCGAGATCGAGGAGTATGTTCCACCAGAGAGATTCGACTACTACGCCGAGGTTGCCGAAGAAAAGGGCTTCAGATTCGTGGCATCGGGACCCTTCGTGAGAAGCAGTTACAGGGCGGGCGAGCTCTTCGTCTCAAATACCGTGAACGGAGACAGCGACGCCGATACACAGCCGCGTTCTATCTCATGA